One Sphingomonas endolithica genomic window, GATTTCACGCTGATCCGCCGCCAATCCGATGCCGCGCCGCGGCGGCGGCCGGCGGTGCGGCGCACTTGACCACATGATATTTCGTGGTAGCGATAACAGCGGTGCTGCGCCGAACTAAACGGTCACGTGCCTGAGGGAGAGTGAAACGTGTCTCGCGTACCGGTCCGTCCCTTCCGCTCGCGCGACTGGTTTGCCGATCCGGCACGGTCGGACATGACGGCGCTCTACCTCGAACGGTTCATGAATTACGGGCTGACCGCCGACGAGCTGCGATCGGGCCGCCCGATCATCGGCATCGCCCAGACCGGCAGCGATCTGTCACCGTGCAACCGCATCCATCTCGATCTGGCGCGCCGGGTGCGCGACGGCATCCGCGATGCAGGCGGGATTGCGATGGAATTTCCAGTGCACCCGATCTTCGAGAATTGCCGCCGCCCGACCGCCGCGCTCGACCGCAACCTGGCCTATCTCGGGTTAGTCGAGACGCTGTACGGCTATCCGATCGATGCGGTGGTGCTGACCACCGGGTGCGACAAGACCACGCCATCGGGGATCATGGCGGCATCGACCGTCGATATCCCGGCGATCGTGCTGTCCGGCGGGCCGATGCTCGACGGCTGGCACGAGGGTGAGCTGGTCGGATCGGGCACGGTCATCTGGCGCTCGCGGCGCAAGCTGGCGGCAGGCGAGATCGACGAAGAGGAATTCCTGCGCCGCGCGACGGACAGTGCGCCATCGGCCGGGCATTGCAACACGATGGGCACGGCGTCGACGATGAACGCCGTGGCCGAGGCGCTCGGCCTGTCGCTGACGGGATGCGCGGCGATCCCCGCGCCGTACCGCGAGCGCGGTCAGTTCGCGTATGAGACCGGGCGCCGCATCGTCGAGATGGCGTATGAGGACCTGCGCCCATCGCATATCCTAACGCGCGACAGCTTCCTGAATGCGATCCGCGTGGTGACGGCGATCGGCGGATCGTCCAACGCGCAGCCACACATCCACGCCATGGCGCGGCATGCCGGGGTGGAGATCAGCGCAGCGGACTGGTCGGAACACGGCTACGACCTTCCGCTGCTGGTCGACGTGCAGCCGGCCGGGCGCTTCCTGGGTGAACGGTTCCACCGCGCCGGCGGCGTGCCGGCGGTGATGAACGAGCTGTTGGGCGCGGGGAAGCTGGATGGGGCATGCCTGACGGTGACCGGGCGGACGCTGGCGGAGAATCTCACCGGCCGCATGGCGAGCGACCGCGAGGTCATCCGCGCGTTCGACCAACCGCTGAAGGAGCAGGCCGGGTTCCTGGTGCTGTCGGGCAATCTGTTCGACGTGGCGATCATGAAGACGAGCGTGATCTCGCCGGCATTCCGCGAACGCTATCTGCAGCGCGAGGGCGGGCCCGACATGTTCGAGGCGCGTGCGATCGTGTTCGACGGTTCGGACGATTATCACCACCGGATCAACGATCCAGCGCTGGATATCGACGAGCATTGCATCCTGGTGATCCGCGGGGCGGGGCCGATCGGCTGGCCGGGATCGGCCGAGGTCGTCAACATGCAGCCGCCCGATCACCTGATCCAGCGCGGCATCATGGCGCTGCCGACGCTGGGCGACGGGCGGCAATCGGGGACATCGGACAGCCCGTCGATCCTGAACGCCAGTCCGGAAAGTGCGGTCGGCGGTGGATTGTCGTGGCTGCGAACCGGTGACATGATCCGCATCGATCTGAGGGCCGGGCGCTGCGATGCGCTGGTCGACGAGGACGAGATCGCGCGGCGGCGGACGGGACCGGCGCC contains:
- a CDS encoding IlvD/Edd family dehydratase, with translation MSRVPVRPFRSRDWFADPARSDMTALYLERFMNYGLTADELRSGRPIIGIAQTGSDLSPCNRIHLDLARRVRDGIRDAGGIAMEFPVHPIFENCRRPTAALDRNLAYLGLVETLYGYPIDAVVLTTGCDKTTPSGIMAASTVDIPAIVLSGGPMLDGWHEGELVGSGTVIWRSRRKLAAGEIDEEEFLRRATDSAPSAGHCNTMGTASTMNAVAEALGLSLTGCAAIPAPYRERGQFAYETGRRIVEMAYEDLRPSHILTRDSFLNAIRVVTAIGGSSNAQPHIHAMARHAGVEISAADWSEHGYDLPLLVDVQPAGRFLGERFHRAGGVPAVMNELLGAGKLDGACLTVTGRTLAENLTGRMASDREVIRAFDQPLKEQAGFLVLSGNLFDVAIMKTSVISPAFRERYLQREGGPDMFEARAIVFDGSDDYHHRINDPALDIDEHCILVIRGAGPIGWPGSAEVVNMQPPDHLIQRGIMALPTLGDGRQSGTSDSPSILNASPESAVGGGLSWLRTGDMIRIDLRAGRCDALVDEDEIARRRTGPAPPVPESHTPWEELYREKTGQLGDGAVLDFAVKYRGISARTPRHNH